The following proteins are co-located in the SAR324 cluster bacterium genome:
- a CDS encoding flagellin produces MTLRVNTNVAALNAHRNVQKVNADSVKNLERLSSGMRINTAADGPANLVVSEIMRSQISGLKQAVENSENGVSMVQTAEGALSEVNRLLTNMRQLAVHASNVGVNDERMVAADQSEFANSVKSINRIATNTQFGDKQLLDGSRGANGVANGAGLQFVSASPNTKTSPTKGYEVAITQAATRAQMEGGTALDQDIINAGESLTVTENGRTIQFSTKEGDTVESTINELKRQIRDANLKVEVLDESFDDGILRLRNIEYGSKSTFSVSSSTPGVLSARANVTDQAAPGQDVSGTINGEEAIGDGQILAGRSGNQNTEGLKVRYTGEEASEEAGTVTVLQNSLIFQTGSNAGQTVSVSLRDMKASSLGTGVANKSDFLSLEDIDLQNFQGAQDAIKIIDKAINDTTSTRGELGALQKNTLESNISTLRIAVENMVASESVIRDADMASEMAAFTRNQILQQSSMSVLAHANQNARNVISLLTA; encoded by the coding sequence ATGACACTTCGCGTAAATACAAATGTTGCTGCCCTAAATGCTCATCGCAACGTACAAAAAGTTAATGCTGATTCTGTAAAAAACCTTGAGCGTCTCTCTTCTGGGATGCGAATCAACACAGCAGCCGATGGCCCAGCCAACCTAGTTGTGTCTGAGATCATGCGCTCACAAATCAGTGGTCTGAAGCAAGCCGTCGAAAACTCAGAAAATGGGGTTTCCATGGTGCAAACTGCTGAGGGTGCACTCAGCGAAGTTAATCGTCTTTTGACCAACATGCGACAATTAGCAGTACACGCATCCAACGTAGGTGTGAATGACGAGAGAATGGTGGCTGCTGATCAGTCTGAATTTGCAAATTCAGTCAAATCAATCAATCGAATTGCAACGAATACTCAGTTTGGTGACAAGCAACTATTGGATGGAAGCCGTGGTGCTAACGGTGTTGCTAATGGTGCCGGTCTACAATTTGTGTCTGCTAGTCCAAACACAAAAACTTCACCGACTAAAGGCTATGAAGTAGCAATTACACAAGCTGCAACAAGAGCTCAAATGGAAGGTGGTACAGCATTAGATCAAGATATCATTAATGCCGGTGAGAGCCTGACTGTAACTGAAAATGGTCGTACCATCCAGTTCAGCACGAAAGAGGGTGATACTGTTGAAAGTACTATCAACGAACTGAAGCGCCAAATACGTGATGCTAACCTCAAAGTGGAAGTCCTTGATGAAAGCTTTGATGACGGTATTTTGCGTCTACGCAACATTGAGTATGGTAGCAAAAGTACGTTCTCCGTCTCTAGTTCAACACCAGGTGTTCTGTCAGCTCGAGCAAATGTAACGGATCAGGCAGCACCCGGTCAAGATGTATCAGGAACGATCAATGGAGAAGAAGCGATTGGTGATGGTCAAATCCTGGCTGGCCGCAGTGGTAATCAGAACACGGAAGGTCTGAAGGTTCGCTACACAGGTGAAGAAGCTTCTGAAGAGGCTGGGACTGTCACTGTTCTGCAAAATTCACTGATTTTCCAGACTGGTTCAAATGCGGGTCAAACAGTCTCAGTATCTCTACGAGATATGAAGGCTAGCTCATTGGGAACTGGTGTCGCTAATAAAAGTGATTTCCTTTCGTTAGAGGATATCGATCTGCAAAATTTCCAAGGAGCACAAGACGCTATTAAAATCATTGATAAAGCAATCAATGATACAACCTCAACTCGTGGAGAACTAGGTGCTCTACAAAAAAATACTCTAGAGTCAAATATCAGCACTCTTCGTATTGCTGTAGAGAACATGGTTGCATCTGAGTCTGTAATTCGAGATGCCGATATGGCTTCAGAAATGGCAGCATTTACACGCAACCAGATTCTTCAGCAATCTTCTATGTCTGTCCTTGCTCACGCAAACCAGAATGCACGTAATGTAATCAGTCT
- a CDS encoding flagellin has protein sequence MTLPRINTNIPAMRAHRSLLTVNEAGQKNMERLASGLRINRAADSPASLVVSERMRGQISSLNQAIENSEVSVSLAQTTEGALTEINRVLVNMRQLAVHASNVGVNDPQMMEADQAELRNSIEMIERVAKDTQFGTKALLDGSKGANGVATGNGLYFVAAGEDTKSSPTQGYEVTISRAASQATRTGTTALTQEMIDAGEVLTLTEGGRTVQMQTDKSMTVETVFNDLQRRATDAGLNLELSGDDNGLLTVRHQDYGSGAMFTVASSSAGVLSETGNVPFHVDNGRDVAGEINGEEALGEGQLLKGRDGNSNTAGLTVRYAGELAPPGEVAGNVTVTQNSLIFQIGPNEEQTSMLSLRDMKPTSLANGISNESNYRSLADLNLTSFQGAQDAIRLIDKAIDETTSFRAGIGAFQTHTLESNLSYLRVAAENVTASESLIRDADFAKEMADFTRNQIVQQSAVSMLAQANNHPRSVLALLNA, from the coding sequence ATGACACTTCCGCGCATTAATACGAATATTCCTGCAATGAGAGCGCATCGCAGCTTGCTCACAGTCAACGAAGCAGGACAAAAAAACATGGAGCGCTTGGCCTCCGGTCTTAGGATCAATCGTGCGGCGGATTCTCCTGCTTCTCTTGTTGTTTCTGAAAGGATGCGGGGTCAGATTTCTAGCTTGAATCAAGCAATTGAGAATAGTGAGGTTAGCGTATCTCTGGCGCAAACGACTGAAGGTGCGTTGACAGAAATCAATCGAGTGTTGGTCAACATGCGCCAATTAGCGGTGCACGCATCAAACGTTGGGGTGAATGATCCACAGATGATGGAAGCCGATCAAGCCGAACTGCGTAATTCCATTGAGATGATCGAAAGGGTTGCCAAAGACACCCAATTCGGAACCAAAGCCCTACTGGATGGCAGCAAGGGAGCTAATGGAGTCGCCACAGGAAATGGGCTCTACTTTGTGGCTGCTGGAGAGGATACGAAAAGTTCTCCGACTCAAGGTTATGAAGTTACTATCAGCCGGGCAGCATCGCAGGCGACGAGAACAGGTACAACTGCCCTCACTCAGGAAATGATCGATGCTGGTGAAGTGCTCACCCTGACGGAAGGTGGCAGGACTGTGCAAATGCAGACAGACAAAAGTATGACTGTGGAGACGGTGTTTAATGATTTGCAGCGGCGGGCGACGGATGCCGGGCTCAATTTGGAATTGTCCGGAGATGACAATGGCCTCCTCACGGTGCGACATCAGGATTATGGCAGCGGTGCAATGTTCACAGTTGCGAGTTCCAGTGCAGGTGTTTTGTCTGAAACAGGGAACGTGCCATTCCATGTAGATAATGGTCGTGATGTGGCTGGGGAAATTAATGGAGAAGAAGCTCTCGGTGAAGGGCAACTTCTGAAGGGGAGAGATGGGAATTCAAATACTGCCGGGCTCACTGTCCGTTATGCAGGAGAGCTAGCACCTCCTGGTGAGGTGGCTGGAAATGTTACAGTCACACAGAATTCATTGATCTTCCAAATTGGACCAAATGAAGAGCAAACCAGTATGCTTTCGCTTCGAGATATGAAGCCAACTTCTCTGGCTAACGGAATCAGCAATGAGAGCAACTACCGATCTCTTGCAGACCTGAATCTAACAAGTTTTCAAGGAGCTCAGGATGCAATACGTCTCATCGACAAAGCAATTGATGAGACGACTTCATTTCGTGCGGGCATTGGAGCTTTCCAAACTCATACTCTGGAAAGCAATCTGAGTTATTTGCGAGTTGCGGCTGAAAATGTGACGGCTTCAGAATCTTTAATTCGAGATGCAGATTTTGCCAAGGAAATGGCAGATTTTACTCGAAACCAGATTGTTCAACAGTCTGCTGTGTCCATGCTGGCCCAGGCAAATAACCACCCAAGGAGTGTGTTGGCACTGCTGAACGCGTAA